A window from Glaciimonas sp. PCH181 encodes these proteins:
- the cyoA gene encoding ubiquinol oxidase subunit II — MVSQKIRRGLILGLTLLPAALLAGCNMVVMHPSGDIADQQGHLIVVSTLLMLLIIIPVIVLIIVFAWRYRKNNTAAAYEPDWDHSTQLELVIWGAPLLIIIALGLITWISTHTLDPYRPLSRLDAQRPIPAGTKPMTVEVVALDWKWLFIYPDLGIATVNELAAPIDVPIHFKITASSVMNSFYIPALAGQIYAMPGMQTSLNAVINRPGEFEGFSANYSGAGFSDMRFKFHGMTPENFERWVQATKTGGGALKRAEYVQLEKPSQREPVRHYGSVDADLYHAIVNRCVDPAQACMDKLMMTDTNVKVGQPAKHE; from the coding sequence ATGGTTTCCCAGAAAATTCGTCGTGGACTGATCCTCGGCCTGACCCTGTTACCCGCTGCTTTGTTGGCAGGCTGCAACATGGTCGTGATGCATCCTTCTGGTGACATCGCGGACCAGCAAGGTCATTTGATCGTCGTCTCGACATTGTTGATGCTTTTGATCATCATTCCGGTGATTGTGTTGATCATCGTATTCGCATGGCGCTATCGAAAAAATAACACTGCTGCCGCCTACGAGCCGGACTGGGATCACTCGACCCAGCTTGAGCTGGTGATTTGGGGCGCACCGCTTCTCATCATCATCGCGCTAGGCCTGATCACCTGGATCAGCACCCATACGCTTGACCCGTACCGCCCACTATCCCGACTCGATGCACAGCGTCCTATTCCTGCTGGCACCAAGCCGATGACGGTCGAAGTCGTGGCGCTGGACTGGAAATGGCTGTTTATTTATCCCGATCTGGGCATTGCCACAGTGAATGAACTGGCCGCGCCGATTGACGTGCCGATCCACTTCAAGATCACGGCGTCTTCGGTGATGAATTCGTTCTATATTCCTGCACTGGCTGGGCAAATCTATGCGATGCCGGGCATGCAGACTTCGCTCAATGCGGTCATTAATCGCCCTGGCGAGTTCGAAGGTTTCTCCGCCAACTATAGCGGTGCAGGATTTTCGGACATGCGTTTCAAGTTCCACGGCATGACGCCTGAAAACTTCGAACGCTGGGTGCAAGCCACCAAAACCGGCGGCGGTGCATTAAAACGGGCTGAATACGTACAGTTAGAGAAGCCTAGTCAGCGCGAGCCGGTGCGTCATTACGGCAGCGTGGACGCGGATCTTTACCATGCAATCGTTAATCGGTGTGTCGATCCCGCGCAGGCCTGTATGGACAAATTGATGATGACCGATACGAATGTAAAAGTCGGTCAGCCTGCAAAGCATGAGTAA
- a CDS encoding MFS transporter, with amino-acid sequence MTSIHIQHSEHSANFPSPSTGNDARSSTSTKSDHPAIAPGEIAIGVVIGRASEYFDFFVYAIASVLVFPSVFFPFESRLEGTLYAFVIFSFAFLARPFGTVAFMAIQRYFGREVKLTAALFMLGISTAGIAFLPTFEHLGFASVVLLSLLRIGQGIALGGTWDGLPSLLALNAPANRRGWYAMLGQLGAPVGFMIAGGLFAYLIANLSTEDFLDWGWRYPFYCAFAINVVALFARLRLVSTKEYAHLLDEKELEPTNVAEMTKSQGSNVLIGALAALASYALFHLVTVFPLSWITLYSTRSLSGFLVLQVIGAALMAVGVISSGLIADRFGRRTTLGALALLIAVLSGFVPTLMDGGELGQNIFILVGFSLLGLSYGQAAGAVTANFSAKYRYTGAALTSDLSWLVGAGFAPLVALGLSAHFGLAYVSLYLLSGAVCSLGALSLNRKLEIRD; translated from the coding sequence ATGACCTCCATTCACATCCAGCATAGCGAACATTCCGCCAATTTCCCATCGCCGTCAACCGGCAATGATGCGCGGTCATCGACGTCGACCAAATCTGATCATCCGGCGATCGCGCCGGGAGAGATTGCCATCGGGGTCGTGATTGGTCGCGCTTCGGAATATTTCGACTTCTTCGTCTATGCGATCGCCTCGGTCCTGGTGTTTCCGTCGGTTTTCTTCCCTTTTGAGTCACGACTGGAAGGCACGTTATACGCCTTTGTGATTTTCTCTTTTGCGTTTCTGGCGCGGCCTTTTGGCACCGTTGCTTTCATGGCAATTCAGCGATATTTCGGGCGCGAGGTCAAACTGACGGCGGCGCTGTTCATGCTAGGGATTTCTACCGCCGGGATTGCTTTTCTTCCAACTTTTGAGCATCTGGGCTTTGCCTCCGTTGTTTTACTGTCACTGTTGCGCATCGGGCAAGGGATAGCGTTAGGCGGCACGTGGGACGGTCTGCCGTCATTGCTGGCCCTGAATGCCCCTGCTAATCGACGCGGTTGGTATGCAATGCTGGGTCAATTAGGCGCGCCGGTGGGTTTCATGATCGCGGGCGGACTATTCGCCTATCTGATCGCCAACCTCAGCACCGAAGATTTCCTCGATTGGGGCTGGCGCTATCCCTTCTATTGCGCGTTTGCGATTAACGTCGTCGCTCTGTTCGCACGCTTGCGCTTAGTATCTACCAAGGAATACGCGCATTTGCTGGATGAGAAAGAATTAGAGCCGACTAACGTAGCCGAAATGACCAAGTCGCAAGGGTCCAACGTGTTGATCGGCGCTTTGGCGGCATTGGCCAGTTACGCTTTATTCCATCTGGTGACAGTGTTTCCGTTGTCGTGGATTACGCTTTATTCGACTCGCTCACTAAGTGGCTTTTTAGTCTTGCAGGTGATCGGCGCGGCGCTGATGGCCGTGGGGGTGATCTCATCGGGTTTAATCGCTGACCGTTTTGGTCGCCGCACCACTTTGGGTGCCCTCGCGTTGCTTATCGCCGTACTGAGTGGCTTTGTCCCGACACTAATGGATGGCGGCGAGCTTGGACAAAACATCTTCATTCTGGTCGGTTTCAGCTTGCTGGGATTGTCTTACGGTCAGGCTGCTGGCGCGGTTACAGCAAATTTCTCCGCAAAATATCGCTACACTGGCGCGGCTTTGACCTCGGATCTGTCATGGCTGGTCGGCGCGGGCTTCGCACCACTAGTGGCGCTTGGTCTTTCTGCACATTTCGGTCTGGCGTATGTCAGCCTTTATTTGTTATCGGGCGCAGTGTGTTCGCTAGGGGCGCTGAGCCTTAATCGCAAGTTGGAGATTCGGGACTAA
- a CDS encoding glutathione S-transferase: MKLIGMMDSPYVRRVAICLKLLKLDFEHHPVSVFSNFEDFRKINPVVKAPTLVLDDGQTLMDSSLILEYVATLADAGLTLTPEPANERLRALRLTGLALAACEKSVQIVYERKLRPPEKQHEPWTERVRGQLLAAYAALEAELSAAPLSRDVSQLGQASVTVAVAWQFTQMMVPDVVAEIAYPEVRSFSDYAEQLPVFISTPPV, from the coding sequence ATGAAATTAATTGGAATGATGGATTCGCCTTATGTCCGGCGCGTGGCTATTTGCTTGAAATTACTTAAACTCGATTTCGAGCACCACCCCGTTTCGGTTTTTAGCAATTTTGAAGATTTTCGCAAGATAAACCCGGTAGTAAAAGCGCCGACGCTGGTTCTCGACGATGGTCAGACCTTGATGGATTCCAGCTTGATTCTGGAATATGTCGCGACTCTTGCGGACGCCGGCCTGACGTTAACGCCTGAACCCGCCAATGAACGTCTGCGTGCGTTGCGGCTGACCGGTTTGGCATTGGCAGCGTGTGAAAAGTCCGTGCAGATTGTGTATGAACGCAAGCTGCGGCCCCCTGAAAAACAGCATGAACCATGGACGGAGCGGGTGAGAGGGCAATTGCTGGCAGCTTACGCGGCGCTTGAGGCGGAGCTATCAGCCGCACCTTTATCACGCGATGTAAGCCAGCTTGGACAGGCTAGCGTGACGGTTGCGGTTGCATGGCAATTTACGCAAATGATGGTGCCGGATGTTGTTGCAGAGATAGCTTATCCCGAGGTGCGGTCGTTTTCTGATTATGCTGAGCAGCTACCGGTTTTCATCAGCACGCCCCCGGTTTGA
- the arsB gene encoding ACR3 family arsenite efflux transporter → MPAQCEVTDRRATANSMNFFERYLTIWVMLCIVAGISLGQLFPVSVQTIGSLEIAKVNLPVGLLIWVMIIPMLLKIDFAAWNQIKGHARGIGVTLFINWAVKPFSMALLAWVFIRHWFAPYLPAEQLDSYVAGLILLAAAPCTAMVFVWSRLTGGDPYFTLSQVAMNDLIMVFAFAPLVALLLGVSSITVPWATLLTSVILYIVIPVIIAQLWRRSLLRRGQASFDKAVERIQPWSISALLLTLVLLFAFQGNAIIEQPLVIALLAIPILIQVFFNSALAYWLNKIVGEKHAIACPSALIGASNFFELAVAAAISLFGFKSGAALATVVGVLIEVPVMLLIVAIVNRTQGWYEGVER, encoded by the coding sequence ATGCCTGCCCAATGCGAAGTGACCGATCGACGCGCCACTGCCAACTCCATGAATTTCTTTGAGCGTTACCTGACAATATGGGTGATGCTATGTATCGTTGCCGGTATTTCGCTAGGGCAGCTTTTCCCCGTTAGCGTTCAAACAATAGGCTCGTTAGAAATCGCCAAAGTCAATTTGCCGGTTGGCCTGCTGATCTGGGTGATGATCATTCCCATGCTGCTGAAAATCGATTTCGCCGCATGGAATCAAATCAAGGGACATGCCCGTGGGATTGGCGTCACTTTATTCATCAACTGGGCGGTCAAACCATTCTCGATGGCGCTGCTAGCCTGGGTATTTATTCGACATTGGTTCGCACCTTATTTGCCCGCCGAACAGCTGGATTCTTACGTAGCAGGATTAATTCTATTGGCTGCGGCTCCGTGCACCGCCATGGTATTCGTATGGAGTCGCCTGACTGGCGGCGATCCGTATTTCACGTTATCGCAAGTAGCAATGAATGACCTGATCATGGTGTTTGCCTTTGCGCCCCTGGTTGCACTATTGCTAGGCGTATCCAGCATCACCGTGCCGTGGGCAACATTGCTGACATCGGTAATCCTGTATATCGTGATTCCCGTGATCATCGCGCAACTCTGGCGCAGATCTCTGTTACGACGCGGACAAGCCAGCTTTGATAAAGCAGTGGAACGGATTCAGCCTTGGTCAATCTCGGCATTATTGCTGACCTTGGTGCTGCTGTTTGCATTTCAAGGCAATGCGATTATCGAGCAGCCGCTGGTCATCGCCCTATTGGCTATCCCGATCCTGATACAGGTCTTTTTCAACTCAGCGCTGGCCTATTGGCTCAATAAAATTGTCGGTGAAAAGCACGCAATCGCTTGCCCTTCGGCATTGATCGGCGCATCCAATTTTTTCGAGTTAGCAGTCGCCGCAGCGATCAGCCTGTTTGGCTTTAAATCCGGCGCAGCACTGGCAACCGTGGTTGGCGTGCTAATCGAAGTACCGGTCATGCTGTTGATTGTTGCAATCGTCAATCGA